In one window of Porites lutea chromosome 8, jaPorLute2.1, whole genome shotgun sequence DNA:
- the LOC140945251 gene encoding uncharacterized protein: protein MTTNKETVGRSILACLISTLGPVSFGYCLAYSSSALVDLSNDQTDPAIRLSDSQGSWFSSLVTVGAMIGSCIGGWLIDKFGRKGSILMSAVPFELGWLLISFAKNHAMLYAGRIITGLACGVVSLAVPVYIAEIAPARLRGALGASNQLAITFGLLLSFVLGVVCHWKWLALIGAILPVLLVILMFKMPETPRWSLGKNRRTETLNALLWLRGPEVDIVEELTAIESSPEQQEKPSLREWLSPELAKPLFLSIGLMFFQQFTGMNAVIFNAASIFSAAGFKNGKLVGITIGLMQFLGTCLACLIIERTGRRILLLIASIILAVSQLGLGLYFEIYIPPHDESQSSDALSSISHSVEASKISWLSVFCLIFFNLGHALAWGPIPWLVMSEIFPLRARGPAGSISVLSNWLAAFIVTLTFNSLQSSFTVPGAYWFYAGWLLLGFVFVYLFMPETKGKTLEEIEALFDKNKRSYQPIEFIRTSNMANSELGESFSRSHSVQADYKTGKERIGRAILATFIAALGPLSFGYCLGYSSSALIDLKKANVDPAIHLDVNQGSWFSSLVTVGAIFGGPISGWAIDKFGRKGSILLCAVPFELGWLLISNAQNRAMLYAGRVITGLACGMISLAVPVYIAEISPARLRGMLGSVNQLAVTAGLLLSYVMGVVCHWKWLALIGAISPALLVVLMFTMPETPRWTLGKNRRSDALKFLLWLRGPDVDIEEECFAIEATLDCQEKPSLREWLSPVIAKPLIISIGLMFFQQFCGVNAVLFNAASIFSQAGFKDGKLVSIALGLVQFVGTGLACLVMDRAGRRILLLIMAIGMSVTLVGLGVYFEVYIPPKNETSSADAVSLVGSINHSVEASKISWLSILCLVLFNLFFALAWGPVPWLVMSEIFPLRARGPATSIATMANWLLAFLVTKMYDPMVASLTIQGTYWFFGGCSFVGFIFVYFLMPETKGKTLEEIEALFDKGRHSYQRID from the exons ATGACCACTAACAAGGAGACGGTAGGAAGATCGATTCTCGCTTGTCTCATATCGACCTTGGGGCCTGTGAGCTTCGGATACTGTTTAGCATACTCATCATCGGCCTTAGTGGATTTGTCAAATGATCAGACAGATCCCGCTATACGATTATCTGACTCGCAAGGATCCTGGTTTTCg tctttagtCACTGTTGGAGCCATGATTGGGTCATGTATAGGAGGATGGTTAATTGACAAATTTGGTCGCAAGGGCAGCATCCTCATGTCCGCAGTTCCCTTTGAACTTGGATGGCTTCTTATCAGCTTTGCAAAGAATCACGCCATGCTGTACGCTGGTCGCATTATAACTGGCTTGGCCTGTGGAGTGGTCTCACTTGCTGTTCCA GTGTACATCGCCGAGATTGCGCCAGCAAGGCTACGTGGAGCGCTGGGTGCTTCAAACCAGTTAGCCATTACATTCGGCTTATTACTGTCATTTGTACTGGGGGTTGTGTGTCATTGGAAATGGCTGGCTCTTATTGGTGCTATTTTGCCTGTCCTCCTTGTGATCCTAATGTTTAAAATGCCAGAGACGCCACGTTGGTCCTTAGGAAAGAACAGACGAACTGAGACTTTAAATGCTCTGCTTTGGCTACGGGGTCCTGAAGTAGACATTGTGGAGGAGCTCACAGCCATCGAATCTAGTCCAG aacaACAGGAGAAGCCTTCATTGCGTGAATGGCTATCGCCAGAGTTAGCAAAACCTCTCTTTCTGAGCATTGGATTAATGTTCTTTCAACAATTTACTGGAATGAACGCAGTCATTTTTAACGCGGCAAGCATCTTCTCAGCAGCAGGTTTCAAAAACGGCAAACTCGTTGGCATAACAATAGGCCTGATGCAGTTTTTGGGTACCTGCCTGGCTTGCTTAATCATTGAAAGAACAGGACGACGGATCCTTTTATTAATAGCATCAATAATCTTGGCTGTTTCTCAACTTGGTCTTGGCTTGTATTTTGAAATCTACATACCTCCCCATGATGAGAGCCAGTCTTCAGACGCGCTAAGCTCCATAAGTCATTCCGTAGAAGCATCAAAGATCAGCTGGCTGTCCGTGTTTTGCTTAATATTCTTCAACCTTGGTCATGCCCTTGCCTGGGGTCCGATTCCATGGCTCGTCATGTCAGAAATTTTTCCCCTGCGTGCTCGAGGTCCAGCCGGCAGCATATCAGTTCTATCCAACTGGCTAGCCGCTTTTATCGTCACCCTTACCTTTAACAGTCTGCAGTCGTCATTTACAGTTCCAGGAGCATACTGGTTCTATGCAGGATGGCTCTTACTGGGGTTTGTCTTTGTTTATCTATTTATGCCAGAGACAAAAGGGAAGACGCTGGAGGAGATTGAGGCTCTGTTTGACAAAAACAAGCGTTCCTACCAACCAATCGAA TTCATTCGAACTTCTAATATGGCAAATTCTGAGTTAGGCGAAAGTTTTTCTCGTTCACATTCAGTTCAAGCTGACTATAAGACTGGAAAAGAAAGAATAGGGCGAGCAATACTCGCCACGTTCATAGCCGCCTTGGGCCCGCTTAGTTTTGGCTACTGTTTGGGATATTCGTCTTCTGCATTGATAGACTTAAAAAAGGCAAACGTAGATCCTGCAATTCATTTAGATGTCAACCAGGGTTCTTGGTTTTCG TCATTGGTAACTGTAGGTGCGATTTTTGGTGGTCCTATCAGTGGATGGGCTATTGACAAGTTTGGTCGCAAGGGTTCCATACTACTCTGTGCAGTTCCTTTTGAGTTGGGGTGGCTTCTCATCAGCAATGCACAGAATCGCGCCATGCTTTATGCTGGTCGCGTTATAACAGGCTTGGCCTGTGGAATGATTTCACTTGCTGTTCCG GTATACATTGCAGAGATTTCGCCAGCAAGGTTACGTGGTATGCTGGGTTCTGTTAACCAGTTAGCAGTCACAGCAGGCCTTCTATTGTCATATGTAATGGGTGTTGTGTGTCACTGGAAATGGCTGGCTCTCATTGGTGCTATTTCTCCTGCCCTGCTTGTTGTTCTTATGTTTACCATGCCAGAGACGCCACGCTGGACCTTAGGGAAGAACAGACGGAGTGATGCACTAAAATTTCTGCTTTGGTTACGGGGCCCTGATGTTGACATTGAAGAAGAATGCTTTGCAATTGAAGCTACTTTAG ATTGTCAGGAGAAACCCTCATTACGTGAATGGTTGTCACCTGTTATAGCAAAACCTTTGATCATCAGCATTGGATTAATGTTTTTCCAACAGTTCTGTGGCGTTAATGCAGTTCTCTTCAATGCTGCGAGTATTTTTAGTCAGGCTGGATTTAAAGATGGCAAACTCGTTTCCATTGCACTTGGCTTGGTCCAGTTCGTTGGCACTGGTTTAGCATGTTTGGTCATGGACAGAGCAGGACGACGAATCCTGCTGTTAATCATGGCAATAGGCATGTCAGTCACTCTTGTGGGCCTTGGCGTGTATTTTGAGGTCTATATTCCTCCAAAAAATGAAACCTCCTCGGCTGATGCCGTGTCTCTGGTTGGTTCCATAAACCACTCTGTAGAAGCATCAAAGATCAGCTGGCTGTCCATATTgtgtttagttttgtttaacCTCTTTTTTGCCCTAGCTTGGGGTCCAGTTCCATGGCTTGTCATGTCAGAAATATTTCCCCTTCGAGCTCGTGGCCCAGCTACAAGTATTGCCACCATGGCCAACTGGCTGCTTGCTTTTTTGGTCACCAAAATGTATGATCCCATGGTTGCATCTCTGACCATCCAGGGAACATATTGGTTTTTTGGAGGGTGCTCTTTCGTAGGATTTATATTTGTGTACTTCCTCATGCCGGagacaaaaggaaaaacattAGAAGAGATTGAAGCTTTGTTTGACAAAGGCAGACATTCTTATCAGCGGATTGATTGA
- the LOC140945774 gene encoding AP-5 complex subunit sigma-1-like produces MVYAFLIHSLAPGPCRILYSSVFTHDSLPDGVIIQDERESRKEQLLQVAQRVQSEYSFRYVALGGTSHEDLSGLASTDELLSNLKTGFFRLSQGTPFAVERIALWKGLANCGFTLICEKDENHLVAENVLNLIIRHLQEYCQILLQPSEAILKADKVTAVMHQLLPEGQLLFMNNRFLRQVEKELEQVVNAK; encoded by the exons ATGGTATATGCTTTCCTGATCCATTCTCTTGCTCCTGGTCCATGCAGAATATTATATTCTTCGGTATTTACACATGATTCTCTG CCTGATGGAGTTATCATTCAGGATGAACGTGAAAGCAGAAAAGAGCAGTTGTTACAAGTTGCGCAGCGTGTACAGTCTGAGTATTCATTTCGGTATGTGGCATTGGGTGGTACAAGCCATGAAGATCTGTCTGGGTTAGCTTCAACAGATGA ACTTCTGTCAAATTTGAAAACAGGTTTTTTCAG ACTCTCACAAGGAACTCCATTTGCAGTGGAAAGAATAGCTCTATGGAAGGGACTGGCAAA CTGTGGATTCACTTTAATTTGTGAAAAGGATGAAAACCACCTTGTTGCAGAGAATGTTCTGAATCTCATAATCAGACATCTTCAAGAATATTGCCAAATACTTCTACAGCCTTCAGAG GCCATTCTTAAGGCAGACAAGGTCACTGCTGTAATGCATCAGCTTCTTCCAGAAGGCCAG CTGCTGTTTATGAACAACCGGTTCTTGCGTCAAGTGGAAAAAGAGCTGGAACAAGTTGTCAATGCTAAATAA